Proteins encoded in a region of the Maniola jurtina chromosome 12, ilManJurt1.1, whole genome shotgun sequence genome:
- the LOC123870335 gene encoding uncharacterized protein LOC123870335: MLASRNVISRLMQTTVRRYHAGEGFKTPSMDELPVPQGSWQARHDANQRRYNAILLFGISFLAGSVALAKGSGLLYLNYAPPKSID, encoded by the exons ATGCTCGCTTCACGAAATGTTATTTCCCGCTTGATGCAAACCACAG TGCGGCGCTACCACGCGGGCGAGGGCTTCAAGACGCCCAGCATGGACGAGCTGCCCGTGCCGCAGGGCTCGTGGCAGGCGCGCCACGACGCCAACCAGCGCCGCTACAACGCCATCCTGCTCTTCGGCATCAGCTTCCTGGCGGGCTCCGTCGCTCTC GCCAAAGGCTCCGGCTTGCTGTACCTCAACTACGCGCCCCCCAAGTCCATCGATTGA